The following proteins are co-located in the Sandaracinaceae bacterium genome:
- a CDS encoding CehA/McbA family metallohydrolase: MVHLFSAWARGTRGLVLLSLATLAATSFAGCGGDGPGPLPIAEGNPCEGPVTFAVGDEGHTEPLGSRPNEARAGRLPADAVPPDPRGLNTYQAGDFVLANEHVGLIIEDARPSDHFVETGGMLVGLGRMRDGALVDVADFGELVPSMGMFVLDPESVTVLRRGGRGQTAVVRVVGTMRAFGALPELFELFLRGDHTDWQVAMDYSLAPGAEVAEITVHAANASTEAESVLSNALFAVQANRMPLYAPGVGANTPSGTFPFLGFVDDQGTSYAWESPAGPIDTLLSVSNLQFYRAPGYELPACAVHSEVIARVHVGERGWDGLRESMARTSGETLRAVTVSVRSASDAPLEGARVHVSNDADEYVTRGITDASGNTVVHLPAGAHAVEAFVSGPGRSGAVALPADATSVTLTFPAMGALTVAARVAGEADVLPARVAIEPIDALAPVTPASWGESLPPHGLTVLEFQTLTDGTYTLPPGDYRVTVSRGYEYELHTEEVQVTAGATAVVTADLEHVVDTAGQLCGDFHIHTNRSFDAEDEAEGMVRAAAAEGLEIPLRSDHEWVADFEPIIAAMGLGDFLFGVVSLEMTTFDYGHFGVFPLAIDEDAHNDGAVDWVGRSPQEVFDDIHGRVVEGAAPLVVANHPRAVPGLLGFFTSAAFDSATGQPGMPQFWSDDFDLIEVFNDSSFDENSQLVTDWFGFLNRGRRIFAVGSSDTHQVYDIPLGYPRTCARLGTDDTATLRGMGPAPLRDAMAGGHSVINGGVHLSALHASGARPGEVVTNAATGELVRVVVQAPQWVDVDSLRVYVNGVLVETIALDTTTADPLNPVSRFDADVSVPTGDMAAWVVFVAAGDTDLTPVHPGRMPFGVTNPIFFEP, translated from the coding sequence ATGGTGCACCTCTTCTCCGCCTGGGCTCGCGGGACGCGCGGCCTCGTCTTGCTCTCGCTCGCCACGTTGGCAGCCACATCATTTGCAGGTTGCGGCGGTGACGGCCCGGGCCCGCTGCCCATCGCCGAAGGCAACCCGTGCGAGGGGCCGGTCACCTTCGCGGTGGGCGACGAGGGTCACACCGAGCCGCTGGGCTCCCGCCCCAACGAGGCCCGCGCAGGGCGCCTGCCCGCCGACGCCGTTCCGCCCGACCCGCGTGGGCTGAACACCTATCAGGCGGGTGACTTCGTGCTGGCCAACGAGCACGTGGGGCTCATCATCGAGGACGCGCGGCCGTCGGACCACTTCGTCGAGACGGGCGGCATGCTGGTGGGGCTCGGGCGCATGCGCGATGGCGCGCTGGTGGACGTGGCCGACTTTGGTGAGCTGGTGCCCAGCATGGGCATGTTCGTGCTCGACCCAGAGAGCGTGACCGTGCTGCGCCGCGGCGGCCGCGGGCAGACCGCCGTGGTGCGCGTGGTGGGCACCATGCGCGCGTTCGGGGCGCTGCCCGAACTGTTCGAGCTGTTCCTGCGCGGCGACCACACCGACTGGCAGGTGGCCATGGACTACTCGCTCGCGCCGGGCGCCGAGGTGGCCGAGATCACCGTGCACGCCGCCAACGCGAGCACCGAGGCCGAGAGCGTGTTGAGCAACGCGCTCTTCGCCGTGCAGGCCAACCGCATGCCGCTCTACGCGCCGGGCGTGGGCGCCAACACTCCGTCGGGCACGTTCCCCTTCCTGGGCTTCGTGGACGACCAGGGTACCAGCTACGCGTGGGAGTCGCCGGCTGGGCCCATCGACACGCTGCTGTCGGTGAGCAACCTGCAGTTCTACCGCGCCCCCGGCTACGAGCTGCCGGCGTGCGCGGTGCACTCCGAGGTGATCGCGCGCGTGCACGTGGGCGAGCGCGGCTGGGACGGGCTGCGCGAGTCCATGGCTCGCACCAGCGGCGAGACCCTGCGCGCGGTGACCGTGTCGGTGCGCTCCGCGTCGGACGCGCCACTCGAGGGTGCCCGCGTGCACGTGAGCAACGACGCCGACGAGTACGTGACGCGCGGCATCACCGACGCGAGCGGGAACACCGTGGTGCACCTGCCCGCCGGTGCGCACGCGGTGGAGGCTTTCGTGAGCGGGCCCGGGCGCTCGGGCGCGGTGGCTCTCCCCGCCGACGCCACCAGCGTGACGCTGACTTTCCCGGCCATGGGCGCGCTCACGGTCGCGGCCCGCGTCGCGGGTGAAGCGGACGTGTTGCCGGCCCGTGTGGCCATCGAGCCCATCGACGCCCTCGCGCCCGTGACACCCGCCAGCTGGGGTGAGTCCCTCCCGCCGCACGGCCTCACCGTGCTGGAGTTCCAGACGCTCACGGACGGCACTTACACGCTTCCGCCAGGCGACTACCGCGTGACCGTCTCGCGTGGCTACGAGTACGAGCTGCACACCGAAGAGGTGCAGGTCACCGCAGGCGCGACCGCCGTCGTCACAGCGGACCTCGAGCACGTGGTGGACACCGCAGGCCAGCTCTGCGGGGACTTCCACATCCACACCAACCGGTCGTTCGACGCCGAGGACGAGGCCGAGGGCATGGTGCGCGCCGCCGCCGCCGAGGGGCTGGAGATCCCGCTGCGCTCCGACCACGAGTGGGTGGCCGACTTCGAGCCGATCATCGCGGCCATGGGCCTCGGGGACTTCCTCTTCGGCGTGGTCTCGCTCGAGATGACCACCTTCGACTACGGCCACTTCGGGGTCTTCCCCCTCGCCATCGACGAGGATGCGCACAACGACGGCGCGGTGGACTGGGTGGGGCGCTCGCCGCAGGAGGTGTTCGACGACATCCACGGGCGTGTGGTGGAGGGGGCGGCGCCGTTGGTGGTGGCCAACCATCCCCGCGCGGTCCCCGGCCTGCTCGGCTTCTTCACTTCGGCGGCGTTCGACTCCGCCACCGGACAGCCCGGCATGCCGCAGTTCTGGAGCGACGACTTCGACCTCATCGAGGTCTTCAACGACTCGAGCTTCGACGAGAACTCGCAGCTGGTGACGGACTGGTTCGGGTTCCTCAACCGCGGCCGCCGCATCTTCGCGGTGGGGTCCTCGGATACGCACCAGGTCTACGACATCCCGCTGGGCTACCCGCGCACCTGCGCGCGCCTTGGCACCGATGACACCGCCACCCTGCGCGGCATGGGGCCCGCGCCGCTGCGGGACGCCATGGCAGGCGGGCACAGCGTCATCAACGGAGGCGTCCACTTGAGCGCGCTGCATGCGAGCGGCGCGCGACCCGGCGAGGTGGTCACCAACGCCGCCACCGGCGAGCTGGTGCGCGTGGTGGTCCAGGCGCCGCAGTGGGTGGACGTGGACAGCCTGCGCGTCTACGTGAACGGCGTGTTGGTGGAGACCATCGCGCTCGACACCACCACGGCCGACCCACTGAACCCCGTGAGCCGCTTCGACGCCGACGTGAGCGTCCCCACCGGCGACATGGCCGCGTGGGTGGTGTTCGTGGCCGCGGGCGACACGGACCTCACCCCCGTGCACCCCGGGCGTATGCCCTTCGGCGTGACCAACCCCATCTTCTTCGAGCCCTGA
- a CDS encoding TVP38/TMEM64 family protein: MPESSEALEDGPLPPRRTLTVVRTSLVLLAAVGIAVAYRAGVFAELSNPAELARDIATMGVAGYVVFVVAFALLQPFGAPGTVFVIAAPLIWPWKTAFALSMTGTMAASVIGFSFARFVARDWVSARIPANLRKYDEALARNAFRTVFFLRMVLWMPQALHAFLGISKVRFSTHFWGSLLGYAPPLFLMSYMGSEMFDLNGGIRPGAWPVLGAMLAVSVVLVLGLRWHQRRTGAKASAG, encoded by the coding sequence ATGCCCGAATCGTCCGAAGCGCTCGAGGATGGACCCCTGCCGCCGAGGCGCACGCTCACGGTCGTGCGCACCAGCCTCGTCCTGCTCGCCGCCGTGGGCATCGCCGTAGCCTACCGCGCAGGCGTGTTCGCCGAGCTCTCGAACCCCGCCGAGCTGGCGCGCGACATCGCCACCATGGGGGTGGCCGGCTACGTGGTGTTCGTGGTCGCCTTCGCGCTGCTGCAGCCCTTCGGCGCGCCCGGGACGGTGTTCGTCATCGCGGCACCGCTGATCTGGCCTTGGAAGACCGCCTTCGCGCTGTCCATGACCGGCACCATGGCGGCCAGCGTGATCGGCTTCTCCTTCGCGCGCTTCGTCGCGCGAGACTGGGTCTCGGCCCGCATCCCCGCGAACCTGCGCAAGTACGACGAGGCGCTCGCCCGAAACGCGTTCCGCACGGTGTTCTTCCTGCGCATGGTGCTGTGGATGCCACAGGCGCTGCACGCGTTCCTGGGCATCTCCAAGGTGCGCTTCAGCACGCACTTCTGGGGCTCGCTGCTGGGCTACGCGCCGCCGCTGTTCCTCATGAGCTACATGGGCTCCGAGATGTTCGACCTGAACGGCGGCATCCGCCCGGGCGCGTGGCCGGTGCTGGGCGCCATGCTGGCGGTGTCGGTGGTGCTGGTGCTCGGGCTGCGCTGGCACCAGCGGCGAACGGGCGCGAAAGCGAGCGCGGGTTGA
- a CDS encoding DUF1330 domain-containing protein: MTRVIDPTPESFRALSRTVPAGVPIVMLNLLRFRPEAAYPPGSPHAPCTGREAYARYTAHALGAVAAAGAEVVFHGSALAHPIAPPDEQWDEILLVAYPSVGAFLQMVMAPDYQAQSVHRTAALEDARLVCTQRGG; encoded by the coding sequence ATGACCCGCGTCATCGACCCCACCCCCGAGAGCTTCCGGGCGCTCAGCCGCACCGTGCCAGCCGGCGTGCCCATCGTCATGCTCAACCTGCTGCGCTTCCGCCCGGAGGCAGCGTACCCGCCGGGCAGCCCCCACGCGCCGTGCACCGGTCGCGAAGCCTATGCGCGCTACACGGCCCACGCCCTCGGAGCGGTGGCCGCAGCCGGGGCTGAGGTGGTCTTCCACGGAAGCGCGCTTGCGCACCCCATCGCGCCTCCCGACGAGCAGTGGGACGAGATCCTCCTCGTGGCGTACCCGAGCGTGGGTGCGTTCCTGCAGATGGTGATGGCGCCGGACTACCAGGCGCAGTCCGTGCACCGCACGGCGGCTCTCGAAGACGCGCGCCTGGTGTGCACGCAGCGCGGTGGCTGA
- a CDS encoding MBOAT family protein, which yields MRFDSVEFWAFFAVVLVLHRLLPFRRGLLVLASYAFYASWNPPFLLLLLYSSVLDYAVALRLGALPVPGVTGSDGDTVESAKAVAALRRKRRALLAVSLVGNLGVLVYFKYVGFLLDNLVALGALGVATADGLRIDVTLPLGISFYTFQTLSYTIDVYRGDTKPVRSFGDFLLFVAFFPQLIAGPILRAADFIPQIARARLPDQRAVLEGVELCLVGLFQKVVIADGFANVVDRVFAEPEHFSGSALLVASFCFNCQIYCDFAGYSTMAVGLARLLGYEVPKNFDFPLLATNPIEYRRGWHITMGTWFRDYFYQPLGGDRRGEWRTAFNSMLTWMAFGLWHGASWTFVLWGALNGLLLVAYRFLKHRGWLFPRGRVSTVFGLASMALFLSLSTIAFRAPSVDSAFAMYRRIATWQDGPLAISPLWFLTLAVLYAVHWLNRRFQTEGALARVGWPARVAFITLMVTALSLGAGSGEPFYYFQF from the coding sequence ATGCGCTTTGACTCCGTCGAGTTCTGGGCGTTCTTCGCGGTGGTGCTGGTGCTCCACCGGCTGCTGCCCTTCCGACGCGGCCTCTTGGTGTTGGCCAGCTACGCGTTCTATGCGTCGTGGAACCCCCCGTTCCTCTTGCTGCTGCTCTACTCGAGCGTGCTCGACTACGCGGTGGCGCTGCGCCTCGGGGCGCTGCCCGTGCCGGGTGTGACCGGGAGCGACGGGGACACGGTGGAGAGCGCGAAGGCGGTGGCTGCATTGCGGCGCAAACGCCGCGCCCTGCTCGCCGTGAGCCTGGTGGGCAACCTGGGCGTGCTCGTCTACTTCAAGTACGTGGGGTTCTTGCTGGACAACCTGGTCGCGCTGGGCGCGCTCGGTGTCGCCACGGCAGATGGCCTGCGCATCGACGTCACGCTGCCGCTCGGCATCTCGTTCTATACGTTCCAGACGCTGAGCTACACCATCGACGTGTACCGCGGCGACACCAAGCCGGTGCGCAGCTTCGGAGACTTCCTGCTCTTCGTGGCCTTCTTCCCGCAGCTCATCGCGGGGCCCATCCTGCGAGCCGCCGACTTCATCCCGCAGATCGCGCGCGCACGCCTCCCCGACCAGCGCGCCGTGCTCGAGGGCGTCGAGCTGTGCCTGGTGGGGCTGTTCCAGAAGGTGGTCATCGCCGACGGCTTCGCCAACGTCGTGGACCGCGTGTTCGCGGAGCCCGAGCACTTCTCGGGGTCGGCGCTGCTGGTCGCCTCGTTCTGCTTCAACTGCCAGATCTACTGCGACTTCGCGGGCTACTCCACCATGGCGGTCGGCCTCGCGCGCCTGCTGGGCTACGAGGTCCCCAAGAACTTCGACTTCCCGCTGCTGGCCACCAACCCCATCGAGTACCGCCGGGGCTGGCACATCACCATGGGGACGTGGTTCCGCGACTACTTCTACCAGCCGCTGGGCGGCGACCGGCGAGGCGAGTGGCGCACCGCGTTCAACTCCATGCTCACCTGGATGGCGTTCGGCCTGTGGCACGGGGCCAGCTGGACGTTCGTGCTGTGGGGCGCGCTCAACGGCCTCTTGCTGGTGGCCTACCGCTTCCTGAAACACCGTGGCTGGCTGTTCCCGAGGGGGCGCGTCTCCACCGTGTTCGGGCTGGCCAGCATGGCGCTCTTCCTCAGCCTCTCCACCATCGCGTTCCGCGCGCCGAGCGTGGACAGCGCGTTCGCCATGTACCGGCGCATCGCCACGTGGCAGGACGGCCCACTGGCCATCAGCCCGCTCTGGTTCCTCACCCTGGCGGTGCTCTATGCCGTGCACTGGCTCAACCGGCGCTTCCAGACCGAGGGCGCCCTGGCACGCGTGGGCTGGCCCGCCCGCGTGGCCTTCATCACGCTCATGGTGACGGCGCTGTCGCTGGGCGCTGGCTCCGGTGAGCCGTTCTACTACTTCCAGTTCTGA
- a CDS encoding glutathione S-transferase N-terminal domain-containing protein, whose product MGRHADAVKLSIAASSVRQWYGSMVLGRLRVPPGALTLFDAEGDPECRLVREALTELDVDLRIVPVPEGGARHRAALTALGGNGARVPLLEDRAASVVVAGKDGILRHLFATYRPVEPGVPLRYRLGSTTSKLATRIRRGRGLRATPSRAAEQDLELYSFESSPFSRLVRERLTELELAYSLRNLGKEQRADIGPAGKTLTFGKPYAPVPGGKREQLMARGGQIQVPYLLDPNTGAALYESRAILEYLDRTYAL is encoded by the coding sequence ATGGGACGACATGCCGACGCCGTGAAGCTCTCCATCGCCGCCTCCAGCGTGAGGCAGTGGTACGGGTCCATGGTGCTGGGGCGCCTGCGTGTGCCGCCCGGCGCGCTCACGCTGTTCGACGCCGAGGGTGACCCCGAGTGCCGGTTGGTGCGTGAAGCGCTCACCGAACTGGACGTGGATCTGCGCATCGTGCCCGTGCCCGAGGGCGGGGCGCGCCATCGCGCGGCGCTCACCGCGCTGGGTGGCAACGGCGCGCGCGTGCCGCTGCTGGAAGACCGGGCCGCCTCCGTGGTGGTGGCCGGCAAGGACGGCATCCTGCGGCACCTCTTCGCCACCTACCGGCCTGTGGAGCCGGGCGTCCCGCTGCGCTACCGGCTCGGGTCCACCACGTCCAAGCTGGCCACGCGCATCCGGAGGGGGCGCGGCTTGCGGGCCACGCCGTCGCGTGCGGCAGAGCAAGACCTCGAGCTCTACAGCTTCGAGTCCAGCCCCTTCAGCCGGCTGGTGCGCGAGCGCCTCACCGAGCTCGAGCTCGCCTACTCCCTGCGGAACCTGGGCAAGGAGCAGCGCGCCGACATCGGGCCCGCGGGCAAGACGCTCACGTTCGGCAAGCCCTACGCGCCCGTGCCCGGTGGCAAGCGTGAGCAGCTCATGGCGCGCGGCGGGCAGATCCAGGTGCCGTACCTGCTCGACCCCAACACCGGCGCCGCGCTCTACGAGTCGCGTGCCATCCTCGAGTACCTGGACCGCACCTACGCGTTGTGA
- a CDS encoding alpha/beta hydrolase, with protein sequence MSTLEIPAARLHALTWGTTRPEAPLAVLLHGFPDIPHSWEPVALRLAEQGYRVVAPYMPGYHPSAPPERGDFLEVSDRILALVDALSPTRPVYLVGHDWGAAVSYVLLARAPERFRAAGTMAVPHIQAFVRNGLGNPKQLWRSRYMAFFQLVPVADALVPRDDYAFIRKLWRDWSPGYSLPEAHFAELRACFDASMPAPLAWYRPQSGAMGARLRDLPTVLGLLTRPLLVPTLYLHGEDDGCIGVSVTQGQRRYFAGDFEDDVIASAGHFLQLEQPVRVATRVLDFFARYPLSSRGA encoded by the coding sequence ATGTCCACCCTCGAGATCCCTGCCGCGCGCCTGCACGCCCTGACGTGGGGCACCACTCGCCCCGAGGCACCGCTGGCCGTCTTGCTGCACGGCTTCCCGGACATCCCGCACAGCTGGGAGCCGGTGGCGCTGCGCCTGGCCGAGCAGGGCTACCGCGTGGTCGCGCCCTACATGCCGGGCTACCACCCGTCGGCGCCACCGGAGCGTGGCGACTTCCTCGAGGTGAGCGACCGCATCCTCGCGCTGGTGGACGCGCTCTCGCCCACGCGTCCGGTGTACCTGGTGGGCCACGACTGGGGCGCCGCGGTCAGCTACGTGCTCTTGGCCCGCGCCCCCGAGCGCTTCCGCGCGGCGGGCACCATGGCCGTGCCGCACATCCAGGCGTTCGTGCGCAACGGTCTCGGCAACCCGAAGCAGCTGTGGCGCAGCCGCTACATGGCGTTCTTCCAGCTGGTCCCCGTGGCCGACGCGCTGGTCCCGCGCGACGACTACGCCTTCATCCGCAAGCTGTGGCGCGACTGGTCACCGGGGTACTCGCTTCCCGAGGCGCACTTCGCCGAGCTGCGCGCGTGCTTCGACGCGTCCATGCCGGCGCCGCTCGCGTGGTACCGGCCGCAGTCGGGCGCCATGGGTGCGCGCCTCCGTGACCTGCCCACGGTGCTGGGGCTGCTCACGCGCCCGCTGTTGGTGCCCACGCTCTACCTTCACGGCGAGGACGACGGCTGCATCGGCGTGTCGGTCACGCAGGGGCAGCGGCGCTACTTCGCGGGCGACTTCGAGGACGACGTGATCGCGTCGGCGGGCCACTTCCTGCAGCTGGAGCAGCCCGTGCGCGTGGCCACGCGCGTGCTCGACTTCTTTGCGCGTTACCCCCTCTCTTCCCGCGGCGCCTAG
- a CDS encoding glutaminyl-peptide cyclotransferase, giving the protein MPAPEQLRVRVLRRLPHDPEAFTQGLEVHPDGRVFESTGLNGRSSLREVVLDSGVVTRRREVDAQYFAEGLTIVDDRLIQLTWQDGVAFEYDLATFEPRRQLAYTGEGWGLCLDTQDNRLIMSDGSATLTFRDPESFAPTGSVRVTREGRAQRMLNELECVDGVVYANVWQTDELVRIDPETGHVTAVVNARGLLTREDSLGADVLNGIAYLPETQHFLITGKQWPAMFEVVFEPASGN; this is encoded by the coding sequence ATCCCGGCCCCGGAGCAGCTGCGCGTGCGCGTGTTGCGAAGGCTCCCCCATGACCCCGAGGCGTTCACCCAGGGCCTCGAGGTGCACCCTGACGGCCGCGTGTTCGAGAGCACCGGGCTCAACGGCCGCTCGTCGCTGCGCGAGGTGGTGCTGGACAGTGGCGTGGTCACGCGCCGGCGCGAGGTGGACGCGCAGTACTTCGCCGAGGGCCTCACCATCGTGGACGACCGGCTCATCCAGCTCACCTGGCAGGACGGCGTGGCCTTCGAGTACGACCTCGCCACGTTCGAGCCGCGCCGCCAGCTGGCGTACACGGGCGAGGGCTGGGGCCTGTGCCTCGACACCCAGGACAACCGCCTGATCATGAGCGACGGCTCGGCCACGCTGACCTTCCGCGACCCCGAGAGCTTCGCGCCCACCGGCAGCGTGCGCGTCACGCGTGAGGGCCGGGCCCAACGCATGCTCAACGAGCTCGAGTGCGTGGATGGCGTGGTCTACGCCAACGTCTGGCAGACCGACGAGCTGGTGCGCATCGACCCGGAGACGGGCCACGTCACCGCGGTGGTCAACGCGCGCGGCCTGCTGACGCGGGAGGACTCGCTCGGCGCCGACGTGCTGAACGGCATCGCGTACTTGCCCGAGACGCAGCACTTCCTCATCACGGGCAAGCAGTGGCCGGCCATGTTCGAGGTGGTCTTCGAGCCGGCCTCCGGGAACTGA
- a CDS encoding DUF4010 domain-containing protein, with translation MSVAEPENTPTGGATRADWLLLAVLGVVVLLTPDVGLGPYQAINPQSIARIVLVVLGIGAAGYYAQRALGQRHGLLVAGFVAGFVSSSATIASMGLRAKADPSARNAAVAGGLASSVATVVFYSVIIAAVDKALVVRLALPLGLASLTALATTFTFARARAAVQLDVPKGRAFQWLPALLIGLASMALAVVGAALSEKLGGASMVVVSAVAGLVDAHATSASVATLHHNGRLDSESAMLAVVVALSVNTVTKIVMASLSRDRGYALRLSAGVIAIALAAWLGLGIAIWW, from the coding sequence GTGAGCGTCGCCGAACCCGAGAACACCCCAACAGGGGGGGCCACCCGCGCAGACTGGCTGCTGCTGGCCGTGCTCGGTGTCGTCGTGCTGCTCACCCCCGATGTCGGGTTGGGCCCCTACCAGGCGATCAACCCGCAGAGCATCGCGCGCATCGTGCTGGTGGTGCTCGGCATCGGGGCAGCGGGGTACTACGCCCAGCGCGCGCTCGGACAGCGCCACGGGCTGCTCGTGGCGGGCTTCGTGGCGGGCTTCGTCTCGAGCTCGGCCACGATCGCTTCCATGGGGCTGCGCGCGAAGGCCGACCCCAGCGCACGCAACGCAGCCGTCGCGGGGGGGCTCGCATCCAGTGTCGCCACGGTGGTGTTCTACTCCGTCATCATCGCGGCCGTGGACAAGGCGCTCGTGGTGCGGCTGGCGCTGCCGCTCGGGCTGGCGTCACTGACCGCCCTCGCCACCACGTTCACGTTCGCCCGCGCGCGCGCCGCCGTGCAGCTGGACGTCCCCAAGGGGCGTGCCTTCCAGTGGCTCCCTGCCCTGCTGATCGGCTTGGCCAGCATGGCGCTGGCGGTGGTCGGCGCGGCGCTCAGCGAGAAGCTCGGCGGAGCCAGCATGGTAGTGGTCTCGGCCGTGGCAGGGCTGGTGGACGCGCACGCCACGTCGGCGTCGGTGGCCACGCTGCACCACAACGGGCGACTCGACTCCGAGAGCGCGATGTTGGCCGTGGTGGTCGCCCTCTCGGTCAACACCGTGACCAAGATCGTGATGGCCTCGCTCTCGCGTGATCGCGGCTACGCGCTGCGGCTCTCGGCGGGTGTCATCGCCATCGCGCTCGCGGCCTGGCTGGGCCTCGGCATCGCCATCTGGTGGTGA
- a CDS encoding site-specific DNA-methyltransferase: MPRRPVPPPPLPLDPSLTRQILLGDNLAVLPTLPRGVARLAYIDPPFNTGKRQAHTTVKAVQDDEGNAGFAGRRYRLAATREKRVYEDAFDDYLGFLMPRIEAALPCLTPDASLFVHLDYREAHYVKVALDQLLGRDAFMNEIIWAYDYGGRSKSRWSAKHDTILWYALDPANYVFDFEAMDRIPYMAPGLVGPEKAARGKTPTDVWWHTIVPPGGKERTGYPTQKPLGVLERFIKVHSAPGDVVLDFFAGSGTTGEAAARNGRGYVLIDQNPEAVAVMEQRLGPAR; encoded by the coding sequence ATGCCCCGCCGTCCCGTCCCCCCGCCCCCGCTCCCCCTCGACCCGTCGCTCACGCGGCAGATCCTGCTGGGCGACAACCTCGCCGTGCTCCCCACGCTGCCTCGTGGGGTGGCGCGCCTCGCGTACATCGACCCGCCCTTCAACACGGGCAAGCGGCAGGCGCACACCACCGTGAAGGCCGTGCAGGACGACGAGGGCAACGCGGGCTTCGCGGGGCGCCGCTACCGCCTCGCCGCCACGCGTGAGAAGCGCGTCTACGAGGACGCCTTCGACGACTACCTCGGGTTCCTGATGCCGCGCATCGAGGCCGCGCTCCCTTGCCTCACGCCGGACGCGTCGCTGTTCGTGCACCTCGACTACCGCGAGGCCCACTACGTGAAGGTGGCGCTCGACCAGCTGCTGGGGCGCGACGCCTTCATGAACGAGATCATCTGGGCCTACGACTACGGCGGGCGCAGCAAGTCTCGCTGGAGCGCCAAGCACGACACCATCCTCTGGTACGCGCTCGACCCGGCAAACTACGTCTTCGACTTCGAGGCCATGGACCGCATCCCCTACATGGCACCTGGGCTGGTGGGGCCCGAGAAGGCCGCGCGCGGCAAGACCCCGACCGACGTGTGGTGGCACACCATCGTCCCGCCGGGAGGCAAGGAGCGCACGGGCTACCCCACGCAGAAGCCGCTCGGCGTGCTCGAGCGCTTCATCAAGGTGCACAGCGCGCCGGGCGATGTGGTGCTCGACTTCTTCGCCGGCAGCGGCACCACCGGCGAGGCGGCGGCGCGGAACGGGCGGGGCTATGTGCTCATCGACCAGAACCCCGAGGCCGTGGCCGTCATGGAGCAGCGCTTGGGGCCCGCGCGCTAG
- the thiS gene encoding sulfur carrier protein ThiS, translating into MKVTVNGEARELAPGSTVRALLEALGLGDTLVAVERNREIIPRAQHAIATLNEGDTLEVVHFVGGG; encoded by the coding sequence ATGAAGGTCACCGTGAACGGCGAGGCGCGCGAGCTGGCCCCCGGCAGCACCGTGCGCGCCCTGCTGGAGGCGCTGGGTCTCGGCGACACCCTGGTGGCCGTGGAGCGCAACCGAGAGATCATCCCGCGCGCACAGCACGCGATCGCCACCCTGAACGAAGGCGACACGCTCGAGGTGGTGCACTTCGTGGGCGGCGGCTGA
- a CDS encoding thiazole synthase — MSNTQEDDLLRLGSFTFRSRLLTGTGKYPDHETARAAMAASQCEVVTVAVRRVDLRVRGEGSVFQLLKEGGYTILPNTAGCYTAEDAVRTARLAREMLDTPLVKLEVIGDERTLFPDVPATLEAAAILVKEGFTVLPYFNDDPVSARRLEDMGCAAVMPLAAPIGSGLGIRNPYNIEIIVKHAGVPVIVDAGVGTASDAALAMELGIDGVLMNSAIAGAKNPVLMASAMRKAVEAGREAFLSGRIPRKLYATASSPLEGVIGSDH, encoded by the coding sequence ATGAGCAACACGCAAGAAGACGATCTCCTCCGCCTCGGCAGCTTCACCTTCCGCTCGCGCCTCCTGACCGGCACGGGCAAGTATCCCGACCACGAGACGGCGCGCGCCGCCATGGCCGCTTCGCAGTGCGAAGTGGTCACCGTGGCCGTGCGGCGCGTGGACCTCAGGGTGCGCGGCGAGGGCAGCGTGTTCCAGCTTCTGAAAGAGGGCGGCTACACCATCTTGCCCAACACGGCGGGCTGCTACACGGCCGAAGACGCCGTCCGCACGGCGCGCCTCGCCCGCGAGATGCTGGACACCCCGCTGGTGAAGCTCGAGGTCATCGGTGACGAGCGCACGCTCTTCCCCGACGTGCCGGCCACGCTCGAGGCGGCTGCCATCCTGGTGAAGGAGGGCTTCACGGTGCTGCCCTACTTCAACGACGACCCCGTCTCGGCGCGGCGCCTCGAAGACATGGGCTGCGCAGCGGTCATGCCGCTCGCGGCGCCCATCGGCAGCGGCCTCGGCATCCGCAACCCGTACAACATCGAGATCATCGTGAAGCACGCAGGCGTGCCGGTGATCGTGGACGCTGGGGTGGGCACGGCATCGGACGCGGCCCTGGCCATGGAGCTGGGCATCGACGGCGTGCTCATGAATTCGGCCATCGCGGGGGCCAAGAACCCGGTGCTCATGGCGTCGGCCATGCGCAAAGCCGTGGAGGCCGGCAGAGAGGCCTTCCTTTCTGGCCGGATTCCGAGGAAACTCTACGCCACCGCCTCGAGCCCCCTCGAGGGCGTCATTGGCTCGGACCATTGA